The following coding sequences are from one Solea solea chromosome 4, fSolSol10.1, whole genome shotgun sequence window:
- the LOC131458623 gene encoding olfactory receptor 8G17-like: MENYTYNSFTLQVEGLKVTQTTMYPVFFAFLLNYLFVMILNVGILSLIIIDRNLHQPMYLLFCNLSVSDIVGNSLIVPRLLSDILRPPSERLISYYECVVQAFIIQMFGTTTHTVLMIMAFDRYVAICNPLRYTSIMTNRMVVKLSASAWGVALVLVGILLGLTIRLSRCRTLIKSPYCDNASLFKLSCESVYINNVYGLTFTVVLCTSSIGSIVLTYTRILTVCLTNKNKSLSSKALKTCSTHLMVYLLVILSGSILIILHRFPQYSDYRKLSGILFIIVPGGLNPLIYGIQSKEIRQFLSDKFQSNKCLSSNRK, from the coding sequence ATGGAAAACTACACCTACAACAGTTTCACACTCCAGGTGGAGGGGTTAAAGGTCACACAGACCACCATgtaccctgtcttttttgcttTCCTGCTCAACTATTTGTTTGTTATGATACTGAATGTGGGCATCTTAAGTTTAATTATCATCGACAGGAACCTTCACCAGCCGATGTATCTCCTATTCTGCAACCTGTCAGTCAGTGACATCGTAGGAAATAGTCTTATTGTCCCCAGGCTGCTCTCAGATATCCTGCGTCCTCCCTCTGAACGTCTCATCAGTTATTACGAGTGTGTGGTTCAAGCTTTCATCATACAAATGTTTGGCACGACCACTCACACCGTGCTCATGATCATGGCCTTTGACAGATATGTGGCCATCTGTAACCCACTGCGCTACACTTCCATCATGACCAACAGAATGGTGGTCAAGCTGTCGGCTTCTGCGTGGGGAGTGGCCCTGGTTTTGGTCGGGATTCTGCTCGGTCTGACCATCAGACTGAGCCGATGCCGGACTCTGATTAAAAGCCCCTACTGTGACAATGCCTCGCTGTTTAAACTCTCCTGTGAGAGCGTCTACATCAATAACGTCTATGGCCTTACGTTCACCGTGGTCTTGTGCACATCTTCTATAGGCAGCATTGTTCTCACCTACACTAGGATTCTGACCGTCTGTCTAACCAATAAGAACAAGTCTCTGAGCAGTAAGGCCTTAAAAACCTGCAGCACTCATTTAATGGTTTATCTACTCGTGATCTTAAGTGGAAGCATCCTCATTATTCTGCATCGTTTCCCTCAGTATTCAGACTACAGAAAACTGTCTGGCATTCTCTTCATCATTGTCCCTGGAGGCCTGAACCCACTTATTTATGGTATACAGTCCAAGGAGATTAGACAATTTTTATCTGATAAGTTTCAGTCTAATAAATGTTTGTCATCAAATAGAAAATAA